The genomic interval GAAAGGTCAATTCTGTAAGTGCTCTTTAGACGGTAGATAGACTCGAGTCTCGATCTTATGGGGAGGTGTAACATACTACAAGTAAACACATTATCAATCCAAGTGGATGCTTTAATCAGGATTTGGCTGTGGTTTCTGTATATGTTTTTGCTGGTTTGGAATATCTATGCACCGATTATAGATTGAGCTCTATCCTGGAAATTgtcttttcctttcttctaAAGGCTTTTGGATTTTTTACTGCCAAGTGCCAACTGTTACTCGCTTGGCTTTATTTAAAGATCCTGTTCATTTTCACCACACTTTATTATGCTACACGACATATGTCATGGCTAACTCTCTTCCTCACTTTCCATATGCAGGGTAAATATATTTCCAATTCCACAGTGGACTAACTTGTGGTTTTTTTTACCCTAAGGCATCAGATATTTGAACAGTCAATAACAGCTAGGAATCGTTTCCTGGAGCCAAAACATGATCCCCTGTATATCATGCTAGCATCTTGTTTGTCTCCACTTCTTTGCAAATAGGGAatatttcatatgacctggtacTCTCATTAGGATCCTTGTTAGTGGAGAAGTGcattgattgagtttgagtGATATGGAAGTTCAAAGGCCTTCAAATAATGCCATGAAGGCCCGTCATTTAACTCCACTAAGAGCAGTTCGGGGTGTGGTTTGCTTACTTGTGCTCATTCTGACTGCATTCATGATGTTAGTGTATTTTGGTGTCCCGGGCGCTGTTATGGTTAGATTTTTCAGCATACCTTACAGTAGAAGAGTAACGTCTGTCTTCTTTGGTGCTTGGATAGCTTTATGGCCTGTTCtttttgaaaagataaacggGACTAAAGTTATTTTTTCTGGAGAAACCGTTCCCAGAGGGGAACGCATTTTGCTCATTTCAAATCATAGAACTGAGGTGGATTGGATGTACCTGTGGGATCTGGCATTGCGCAAAGGACACCAGGGGTTCATAAAGTATATCCTTAAAAGTAGTTTAATGAAACTTCCTGTGTTTGGTTGGTCGTTCCACATATTGGAGTTCATTTCTGTGGAGAGAAAGTGGGAGGTCGATGAACCAAATATGCGCCAGATGCTTTCAACTTTAAATGATCCTGAAGACTCTCTCTGGCTTGCTCTTTTCCCAGAAGGAACAGATTTCACGTAATTTCTTGTCCTGCTTCTTTCCTTTCTATTGAAGACTTGGTAGTTGagcatttatttattattaaaagaAGGGGTTTTGTAAGCACTTTGTCTTGCATGAGTAAGTTAAGATACCAAAAAATGCAGTCCAAGGGTGATTGATGATAGTTAAATGTTCCTACATGTATAATAGTTAAATATTCCTTTCTTTTATTTAGGGCATGTATTGAGATTTTCCTTCCTGACTATTCTATGCAGGGAGCAGAAGTGCATCCGTAATCAGAAATATGCTGCTGAACATGGCTTACCCGTATTAAAGCATGTCTTGCTTCCAAAAACAAAGGGATTATGTGCCTGTTTAGAAGAGTTGAGGGGATCTTTGGATGCAGGTTGGCCTCTTCACACTTAcacttttattttcattaaattCCGTTGTGTTTGTTCTTTGCAATTAAAACTGTGATTATAACTCCTGGAAATCGGTTCATctttggttatatatatatataacgtaACTTACAAGCAAGTCTTTAggaatttctggatttttctGTTGGTTCCTTTTGGGAAAAACTTTCAGTCTCTGTCTTGACTTTATATATCCTTGCTATTAGTCATTAAGCTCATATAACTTTCCCCTATGTCTAGAAGAACCCAGCTAAATAATAGATGAAGTCCTTTGTCACTTCTTTAGGGGCATTCTTCCCTGTTATTTCAAAGAATTCCCCAGTATTTGACTATCTGATTTTAATTCCATAAATCCATTGGTGATGCACTTTTGGTTTAGGCACTGTTTGATATGAAGGTGACACCTCACATTCTTATTGTTAACAGTACAAAGCAATGCTTATTCTGTTGAGATTCCTACTGTCATTCATCTTCTGATCCACTTAACTTTTTTCAATCAGAGTACTTATCAAATTTATTTAATACGGGTTAGTTTTCTTAAATACTTCATTGTTTATAGCTTTTAGATTTGTGATAGAAAACACCAACTGTGGTTGGTTGTAATGTTTGAATTAGAGGTTTTGCTGCTTCATTGCTCTGAGTTTCCTTTCAATTAATGTATATGTCCGATAATAGTTGTTTCCCTAAGAAATCTGTCAAACTTTTAGTCCAGTGGAATACTTGCAAAAATTTAAGATAAAAGGTTTATTGGACATTTAAAGGTGCATATAGTTATTACATTGCAGAATTGAAAGGTTCTACCACAGGAAGTTGTTTATGCCTGCTaattcaattttgtgtttGTACTTAGTTGGGTTAGTTAGCTAGTTATATTTACTGGAGCATTTCAAAGGAGTCTGTTTTAGTTTTCTTTATTTACTTACCCTGTGCATTGGTTTCTCTGTGTATTGCAGTGTATGATGTGACTATTGGATACAAGCCTAGTAGTCCGACTTTCTTTGACAATGCCTCTGGGGTGAACCCTTCTGAAGTTCATATGCACGTCCGACGTATCCCACTTGAAGATATGCCCACATCTGAAGATGAGGTTACAACTTGGATAATGAATACATTTCATTTCAAGGACCAATTGCTCTCTGATTTTTATGCTCAAGGTCATTTTCCGCATGAAGGAACAGAAGGTGAACTCTCTACCCTGAAGTGCCTTGTCAATTTTATAGCAGTAATTATTGCGACTGCAACATGTACGTACTTAACCCTTTTCTCGTCCATCTGGTTTAAGATATATGTCTCCTCCGTTTGTGCATATCTCACATCGGCTACTTACTTCAATATTCGACCATTGCCTGTTGTTAGCCTTTTAAAAGGTTTGTTTAATTGTAAACCGTCTTAGGAGCATAAGCAGGTTCCACAAGCAATTTTTGTACCTGTTGTAATTCTTAAGTGGGTAGCAATACCATAAGTAGCATCCTTTCAGAGTAGAGCATCCAAACTTTCCAAATTGTATGATTCAAGATTGTTTTTTTCTGCCAACAGGCTAGATATGGTGTTTGTTATCATTTTAATgaagggtaaattcctcctatggtacctgatgtttggttaTTTGGACAGTttagtacctgatgtatgaaaacggacaatttggtacctaaagttctcaaatttaggccattttggtacttatgtcaattttgaccatattttcagggttatttccgtcattttatctctactttacttcattttttcataatacctccaaattgtctctaaattatcactaaaattttgataactcatccacttagtatctgtgatgatttacgtatataagttttcataatgtagctatcaatctaaattaattttaattataaataatttaaaaaaatattttaataaaaaattacaattgaataaatgcaatttatttcctttgcagaaaataattaggatacaataagtatattaggaaaaaaattattttcgatatatgcgaagtagatgctaagtgaAGTAgaaatatcaatttaattatctccaaagagagacaattatagaaagaaatgaagaaaaatgtgaacttAATGAGTTTAGGGCTAGAATGGCAAAAATAACCAtacaaatatgatcaaaattaataGAGGTACtaaaatggcttacaaatgagaatttCATGTActaaattgtccgttttcatacatcaagtaccaaattgtccaagtagtcaTATTTTaagtaccataggaggaattaacCATTTAATGAACGATTCACATCCAAATTTGGTATATACTCCTTCAAGAGCAATTTGTGGCCTGCATGATTGCGTTTATCCCTTTTTGGTGGGAAGCTACTTAATTGTGATACATGTTTGGCTGCTTCCACTGAGATATTGCTGCACTACTCATAGGAGGCCACCAAAATGTTACAATAGTTCAGTCAGTACCCACCATTTGTAGAATTTTGAAATTCGTACCTAACATAAGGTACAtacgtccgcacctgaaacaACATGTTCAGATCAATACCCGCCAAATAGTGTCGCAGGAATTTGCATACGGCTGAAGTTTTCAGTTTTGATAAAACTAATGTTGAATTGCTGATGCGCCTTTTGCTTTTTCTCTAACCACCGAGCCAAACTAACCTATAGGCTGGAGATTACTAAACATACATGGTAAAACAGATCAAGGAGGCCTTTCAGTAACCTTGATACTTGTATCTGAGCCAACTCTCTGGTTGCGAGAACTGAAGGGAAAACCCAGATAGGATGAATTTTGTACAAAGTGCTGTAAGTTGCCCGGCTAATAGATGGTTCTGTTGAAATTTGAAATCTGAGCTACCGAGTAACCAGATTATAAACAATCGAGGTACTGTGCTGTAAGACCATCTTGTCACGGCCAAGTGAATTCAATGGAATAGAGAGTGACTGCTGCTTCATGTTCATGAagtaggggtgttaattgaaaaccgaaaaccgaaaaaaaaccaaatcataaccgaaaaaaaccgaagaaaaaaaaaatcgcacCAAATCGCAAAAAAAACTgcaccaaaccgaaagatttggtgtggttttgatttgggacgtttgaaaaccgaaaccgaaccgaaaaatcgaatatatatatatatatattataaagaaattatattatttatagatatttttaatatacataattaaatatgttatcgatcgagacccaaactttatcaaaattcgatgaattttttaccatatctgtatttatatatgctgatcacatccgacggtcgaaatttcataatttgaattttagatattggaaccacatgtctactaatgtggtataacttgtttagtggtgtttttgcaaatgtatgcagttgtgaagcaactatatcttataaatagaattttgcaaatttgtccgcatgatgcgttacgtatagtgaaatatggttatagtaaaaaaatcacatattttcgataacatttgtgtcccgatcgaggcggtcaaccctttttacgcttattatcccctatgggtagccttatccctggaacgtaaaatttttgaaaattttacacgagctgctacatcacatatatgtgagagtgtgtgcatgaaaaaatccaccaaaactagtcaagaaggagggggtaagaacaaattcacttaattagatgaaattaagttaatgttgaccacatcgatcgagacccaaactttatcaaaattcggtgattttttaccatatctgtatttatatatgctgatcacatccgacggtcgaaatttcataatttgaattttagatattggaaccacaacatgtctactaatgtggtataacttgtttagtggtcttattgcaaatgtatgcagttgtgaagcaactatatcttataaatataattttgcaaatttgtccgcatgatgcgttacgtatagtgaaatatggttatggtaaaaaaatcacatattttcgataacgtttgtgtcccgatcgaggcggtcaaccctttttacgcttattatcccctatgggtagccttatccatgg from Argentina anserina chromosome 2, drPotAnse1.1, whole genome shotgun sequence carries:
- the LOC126785136 gene encoding probable 1-acyl-sn-glycerol-3-phosphate acyltransferase 5, which gives rise to MEVQRPSNNAMKARHLTPLRAVRGVVCLLVLILTAFMMLVYFGVPGAVMVRFFSIPYSRRVTSVFFGAWIALWPVLFEKINGTKVIFSGETVPRGERILLISNHRTEVDWMYLWDLALRKGHQGFIKYILKSSLMKLPVFGWSFHILEFISVERKWEVDEPNMRQMLSTLNDPEDSLWLALFPEGTDFTEQKCIRNQKYAAEHGLPVLKHVLLPKTKGLCACLEELRGSLDAVYDVTIGYKPSSPTFFDNASGVNPSEVHMHVRRIPLEDMPTSEDEVTTWIMNTFHFKDQLLSDFYAQGHFPHEGTEGELSTLKCLVNFIAVIIATATCTYLTLFSSIWFKIYVSSVCAYLTSATYFNIRPLPVVSLLKGLFNCKPS